In Oscillatoria acuminata PCC 6304, a single window of DNA contains:
- a CDS encoding shikimate dehydrogenase: protein MPTITGTTQLLGVIGYPVKHSLSPVMHNAAITDMGVDFVYLPWPVAPSDLPTAIAGFAAIGVRGFSITIPHKQAIMPLLSEISPVAQAVGAVNTVWRTPTGWAGTNTDVEGFLAPLKGGDRPWHQTLAVILGCGGAARAVVAGLAQLGCAKICVVGRNLDKLQAFQTSWQDSPWPVNLSVHDWSELPQLLPQAGLLVNSTPVGMSPDVGHSPVTPDLLATLPQGAIAYDLIYTPSPTEFLRQAQAVGLLAIDGSEMLVQQGAAALQIWLDRPVPIDIMGQALRQHLRG, encoded by the coding sequence ATGCCAACCATTACAGGAACAACTCAATTACTCGGGGTCATCGGCTATCCGGTGAAGCATTCCCTTTCCCCGGTGATGCACAATGCCGCGATCACCGACATGGGGGTAGATTTTGTCTATCTGCCTTGGCCAGTCGCCCCGTCCGATTTACCCACTGCTATTGCCGGTTTCGCTGCCATCGGGGTGCGTGGATTTAGCATTACCATCCCTCACAAACAGGCGATTATGCCTCTATTATCGGAGATTTCTCCCGTTGCTCAGGCGGTGGGGGCGGTCAATACCGTCTGGCGCACTCCCACCGGGTGGGCCGGCACAAATACTGATGTGGAAGGATTTCTTGCCCCCCTAAAAGGTGGCGATCGCCCCTGGCATCAAACCCTCGCCGTTATTTTAGGGTGCGGGGGTGCAGCGCGGGCAGTAGTCGCCGGTTTAGCCCAGTTAGGCTGTGCCAAAATCTGTGTCGTGGGTCGGAATTTAGACAAATTACAAGCATTTCAAACCAGTTGGCAGGATTCCCCTTGGCCGGTCAATCTCTCGGTCCATGACTGGTCAGAACTGCCACAACTGCTACCCCAGGCGGGATTACTGGTCAACTCCACCCCGGTGGGAATGTCTCCGGATGTGGGGCACTCGCCAGTGACCCCAGACCTCCTCGCCACCCTCCCCCAAGGGGCGATCGCCTATGATCTGATCTACACCCCCAGTCCGACGGAATTTTTGCGACAGGCGCAGGCAGTGGGTTTGTTGGCGATCGATGGGTCAGAAATGTTAGTCCAACAGGGGGCTGCCGCCTTGCAAATTTGGCTCGATCGCCCAGTCCCCATTGATATCATGGGTCAAGCACTCCGTCAGCATTTGCGAGGATAA
- the crtH gene encoding carotenoid isomerase — MAVASTPTSPQTDNFDVIVIGSGIGGLVTATQLAAKGAKVLVLESYTIPGGSSGSFERNGYCFDQGASMIFGFGDQGTTNLLTRALDAVKVNLETVPDPVQIHYHLPEGLDLEVHRNYEKFLQELGSRFPHEREGIRQFYDECWKVFNCLNAMPLLSLEEPRYLMQVFFQHPLACLGLVKYLPLNAGDIARKYIKDPALLKFIDIECYCWSVVPAEMTPMINAGMVFSDRHYGGINYPKGGVGQIAKKLAEGLVNAGSTIRYQSRVDKIITEKGQAVGVKLTTGAEYRAKRIVSNATRWDTFDKLLGDRELPQKEETWRSRYRKSPSFISLHLGVEAGVLPPDTACHHIVLDQWQKMEEPEGTIFVSIPTLLDPSLAPDGYHILHTFTPSWIKDWEGMSAEEYEEKKEEAAGRIIERLEEIFPGLDAGLDYMEVGTPRSHRRFLNRVDGTYGPIPRRKLWGLLGMPFNRTSIPGLYCVGDSTFPGQGLNAVAFSGFACAHRIGVDLGL, encoded by the coding sequence ATGGCAGTTGCTTCCACCCCAACCTCACCCCAAACTGACAATTTTGATGTTATCGTTATCGGTTCCGGCATTGGCGGACTCGTTACCGCCACCCAACTCGCCGCTAAAGGAGCCAAGGTCCTAGTCCTGGAAAGCTACACCATTCCCGGAGGCAGTTCTGGATCCTTTGAGCGCAATGGCTATTGCTTTGACCAAGGAGCCTCCATGATCTTCGGATTTGGGGACCAAGGCACCACCAATTTGCTGACTCGCGCCCTGGATGCAGTCAAAGTCAACCTCGAAACCGTCCCGGATCCGGTGCAGATCCACTATCACCTCCCGGAAGGACTGGACCTAGAAGTTCATCGCAATTATGAGAAATTTTTGCAAGAACTGGGTAGTCGCTTTCCTCATGAACGGGAGGGAATTCGTCAATTTTATGATGAATGCTGGAAAGTATTCAACTGCCTCAATGCCATGCCGTTACTTTCCCTGGAAGAACCGCGCTATTTGATGCAGGTGTTTTTCCAGCATCCCCTCGCCTGTTTGGGGTTAGTCAAATATCTCCCTCTGAATGCCGGAGATATTGCCCGCAAGTATATCAAAGATCCGGCCCTGCTGAAATTTATTGATATCGAATGCTATTGCTGGTCCGTGGTGCCAGCAGAAATGACCCCGATGATTAATGCTGGGATGGTATTTTCCGATCGCCACTATGGAGGCATTAATTATCCCAAGGGTGGCGTGGGACAAATTGCTAAGAAATTAGCCGAAGGATTAGTCAATGCCGGAAGTACCATTCGCTATCAATCCCGGGTGGATAAAATTATCACCGAAAAAGGACAGGCCGTGGGAGTAAAATTGACCACGGGAGCCGAATATCGGGCCAAACGGATTGTGTCCAATGCGACGCGCTGGGATACCTTTGACAAGTTATTGGGCGATCGCGAACTGCCGCAGAAAGAAGAAACTTGGCGGAGTCGCTATCGCAAATCCCCCAGTTTTATTAGTTTGCATTTAGGGGTAGAAGCGGGAGTATTGCCGCCGGATACCGCTTGTCATCATATTGTCTTAGACCAGTGGCAGAAGATGGAAGAACCAGAGGGGACCATTTTTGTGTCGATTCCCACCCTCTTGGATCCGAGTTTAGCCCCGGATGGATATCATATCCTTCATACTTTTACCCCCAGTTGGATTAAGGATTGGGAGGGAATGTCTGCTGAAGAGTATGAAGAGAAGAAGGAAGAAGCGGCAGGACGAATTATTGAGCGTTTAGAAGAGATTTTTCCCGGGTTAGATGCGGGATTGGATTATATGGAAGTGGGAACCCCGCGATCGCACCGCCGGTTTTTAAACCGGGTGGATGGGACTTATGGACCGATTCCCCGGCGCAAGTTATGGGGATTGCTGGGAATGCCGTTTAACCGAACTTCGATTCCCGGGTTGTACTGTGTGGGAGATAGTACCTTTCCCGGACAAGGATTAAATGCGGTGGCCTTTTCTGGGTTTGCCTGTGCCCATAGAATTGGGGTAGATTTGGGATTGTAG
- a CDS encoding BLUF domain-containing protein: protein MKRLTYISKFSRPLSGDEIEAIGRISSQKNQQANVTGVLLCLDGIFFQILEGEAEKIDRIYERILADERHTDILCLKSEVEVQERMFPDWSMQTINLDENTDFLIRPIKVLLQTLTESHRILEKYTQPSIFKIISQGTNPLNIRPKAVEKIVFFSDIVSFSTFAEKLPVEEVVSVVNSYFSVCTAIITRQGGEVTKFIGDCVMAYFDGDCADQAIQASLDILMELEILRNSAPEGSPLRVLYSGIGLAKGKVIEGNIGSELKRDYTILGDAVNVAARLEALTRQLSQALVFSSEVKNSATKSWNFIWLTDSELKGKSESIDIYSIDNEMTRKSSGGLEIARNIGHYLERVGDRQPSQIFGVKSLPL, encoded by the coding sequence ATGAAAAGACTCACCTATATTAGTAAATTTTCCCGCCCCCTCTCTGGTGACGAGATTGAGGCGATCGGTCGCATATCCAGTCAAAAAAATCAACAAGCCAATGTCACCGGAGTATTGCTCTGTCTGGACGGGATATTTTTTCAAATCCTCGAAGGCGAAGCGGAGAAAATTGACCGAATTTATGAACGAATTTTAGCCGATGAGCGTCATACAGATATTCTTTGCTTAAAATCGGAAGTAGAAGTCCAAGAAAGAATGTTTCCTGATTGGTCCATGCAAACGATTAACCTGGATGAAAATACGGACTTTTTAATTCGACCGATTAAAGTATTATTGCAGACTCTCACGGAATCTCATCGAATTTTGGAAAAATATACCCAGCCCAGTATTTTTAAAATTATTAGTCAAGGCACTAATCCCCTGAACATTCGGCCCAAAGCCGTAGAAAAAATTGTATTTTTTAGCGATATCGTCTCGTTTTCTACCTTTGCTGAGAAATTGCCGGTGGAAGAGGTGGTCTCTGTAGTGAATAGTTATTTTTCCGTTTGTACGGCAATAATTACTCGCCAAGGGGGAGAGGTGACTAAGTTTATTGGGGATTGTGTGATGGCTTATTTTGATGGGGACTGCGCCGATCAAGCCATCCAAGCGAGTTTAGATATTTTGATGGAACTGGAAATTTTACGAAATTCTGCCCCGGAAGGGAGTCCGTTACGGGTGCTCTACAGTGGGATTGGTTTAGCCAAAGGGAAAGTGATCGAGGGAAATATTGGTTCAGAGCTGAAAAGGGATTATACCATATTAGGGGATGCGGTGAATGTAGCAGCTCGCTTGGAAGCGTTAACGCGCCAGTTATCCCAAGCATTGGTTTTTTCAAGTGAGGTCAAAAATAGTGCCACGAAATCATGGAATTTTATCTGGCTGACGGATTCGGAATTGAAGGGGAAATCGGAATCGATTGATATTTATTCAATTGATAATGAAATGACGCGCAAATCCAGCGGGGGATTGGAAATTGCTCGGAATATTGGGCATTATTTGGAACGAGTGGGCGATCGCCAACCCAGTCAGATTTTTGGGGTGAAAAGTTTGCCCCTATAA
- a CDS encoding YggT family protein, protein MNPLDLIFSTLAAFCQIYFVLLIIRVLLSWFPNVNWYDPPFSIVSQLTDPYLNIFRSFIPPLGGIDISPMLAILLLQFVGQLFSSFPSAVSTF, encoded by the coding sequence ATGAATCCACTAGACTTAATTTTCAGCACCCTAGCTGCATTTTGTCAAATTTATTTCGTCCTGTTGATCATTCGGGTTCTCTTAAGCTGGTTTCCCAATGTCAACTGGTACGATCCACCGTTTTCCATTGTCAGTCAGCTTACGGATCCTTACCTGAATATTTTCCGGTCTTTTATTCCACCATTAGGGGGAATCGACATCTCACCCATGTTAGCAATTTTGCTTTTGCAATTCGTGGGGCAGTTATTCAGCAGCTTCCCGAGTGCTGTGTCCACGTTTTAA
- the def gene encoding peptide deformylase yields the protein MTSQVLVEKKKLEHPPRDIRYLGDRDLRQAAKRVAQVDADIRQLVREMLQSMYTADGIGLAAPQVGVQKQVIVVDCDLENPATPPLVLINPVIKKFGGDECTYQEGCLSIPGVYLDVKRPEIIEVAFKDERGRPQKLTAKGIVSRCIQHEMDHLNGVLFVDRVENHLALTEELTKQGFSTKDVKSML from the coding sequence ATGACTTCTCAAGTTCTTGTCGAAAAGAAAAAGTTAGAGCATCCACCTCGGGATATTCGTTATCTCGGCGATCGCGATCTGCGTCAGGCTGCCAAGCGCGTTGCTCAAGTGGATGCAGATATCCGCCAACTGGTGCGGGAAATGCTCCAAAGTATGTACACTGCCGATGGCATTGGATTGGCGGCACCTCAAGTCGGGGTCCAAAAACAAGTGATTGTCGTTGACTGTGATTTGGAAAACCCCGCAACTCCCCCCCTAGTCCTGATTAATCCTGTGATCAAGAAATTTGGCGGCGATGAATGCACCTATCAAGAAGGCTGTCTGAGTATTCCCGGGGTTTATCTGGATGTGAAACGCCCCGAAATTATCGAAGTGGCATTTAAGGATGAACGGGGACGTCCTCAAAAATTAACGGCGAAAGGAATTGTCTCGCGCTGCATTCAGCATGAGATGGATCACCTCAATGGTGTCCTGTTTGTCGATCGCGTGGAAAATCACTTGGCACTAACTGAGGAACTGACCAAACAAGGGTTTTCGACTAAAGACGTTAAATCCATGCTGTAG
- a CDS encoding cation:proton antiporter: MSIEPTTSEALIKQSLERFLLVLTVSLSVATLPQIFSWVRQIPYTLLLVIVGLGLAFVDVRLVNLSPALILSIFLPPLLFEAAWNLQWKDLKRDLVPVSLYAILGVLISVLGIAIALNQFAAIPVATALLIGASLSATDPISVIALFRELGVEKRLSTLMEGESLFNDGVAVVAFSLLVGLALGTSQFEVRGTIAQFGAFVGIGVGIGSLIGFGISYLTQRFDLPLVEQSLTLVSAYGTYLIVEELGGSGVIGVVTVGLVLGNFGSRIGMNPRTRLIVTEFWEFLSFFVNSIVFLLIGDQIQFASLARNLDTIAITLLAMLFTRAIAIYALGALSNVLVKSDINLRQQTVLWWGGLRGSVSIALALSVPIILEAREEIIATVFGVVLFTLLVQGLTTKPLLKVLNLLGDQTVRQNYLEAIARRAALQRVLNHLKEGQDGPDIDWEFYRYQTALVEGQIKDIQNNINQMRSKEPELQDFAREQFKEELLAIEADTYAEFVRSGRLNRDLAPFLQDVLTGGD; encoded by the coding sequence ATGTCAATAGAACCGACTACAAGTGAAGCGTTAATCAAACAGAGTTTAGAGCGCTTTCTCCTTGTCCTCACCGTCTCCCTGAGTGTTGCGACACTCCCGCAAATTTTTAGTTGGGTGCGACAAATTCCCTACACCCTGTTGTTGGTGATCGTCGGATTAGGTTTAGCCTTTGTCGATGTGCGCCTCGTCAACCTCTCCCCGGCCCTGATCTTGTCAATATTTTTGCCCCCGTTGTTATTTGAAGCCGCCTGGAATCTCCAGTGGAAAGACTTAAAACGAGATTTAGTCCCCGTGAGCTTGTATGCCATCCTCGGGGTCCTGATTTCCGTTCTAGGGATTGCGATCGCCCTCAATCAGTTTGCAGCCATTCCCGTTGCCACCGCCTTGTTAATCGGCGCGAGTCTTTCCGCCACGGACCCAATTTCCGTAATTGCCCTATTTCGAGAACTGGGGGTGGAAAAACGCCTCTCCACTCTGATGGAAGGGGAAAGTTTATTCAATGACGGCGTAGCGGTGGTTGCCTTCAGCTTACTCGTGGGACTGGCATTAGGAACCAGTCAATTTGAAGTACGCGGGACGATCGCCCAATTTGGTGCGTTTGTCGGCATTGGCGTCGGCATCGGCAGCTTAATCGGATTTGGGATTTCCTACCTCACCCAACGGTTTGATTTACCCCTAGTCGAACAATCCTTAACCCTCGTCTCCGCCTATGGGACCTATCTGATCGTCGAAGAACTCGGGGGATCTGGAGTGATCGGCGTCGTCACCGTCGGCTTAGTCTTGGGTAACTTTGGCTCACGAATTGGCATGAATCCGCGCACGAGGCTGATTGTCACCGAATTTTGGGAGTTTTTATCCTTTTTTGTCAATTCCATCGTCTTTTTGCTGATTGGCGACCAAATCCAGTTTGCCTCCCTGGCTCGAAATTTAGATACGATCGCCATTACCCTGCTGGCGATGTTATTCACCCGGGCGATCGCCATTTATGCTCTAGGAGCCTTGAGCAATGTCCTGGTCAAATCGGACATCAACCTGCGGCAGCAAACCGTCTTGTGGTGGGGAGGATTGCGCGGTTCTGTATCCATTGCCCTAGCCTTGTCTGTGCCGATAATTTTAGAGGCCCGGGAAGAAATTATTGCCACCGTATTTGGGGTGGTTTTATTTACCTTACTGGTTCAGGGATTAACCACCAAACCCCTGCTCAAAGTCCTGAATTTGTTGGGAGATCAAACCGTCCGCCAGAACTATTTAGAGGCGATCGCTCGTCGCGCCGCACTCCAGCGAGTCTTGAACCACTTAAAAGAAGGACAAGACGGACCGGATATTGACTGGGAGTTTTATCGCTATCAGACTGCCTTGGTCGAAGGACAAATCAAGGATATTCAAAATAACATTAACCAAATGCGAAGTAAAGAACCCGAACTCCAGGATTTTGCCCGGGAACAATTCAAAGAAGAACTCCTGGCGATCGAAGCCGATACTTATGCCGAATTCGTGCGATCGGGTCGCCTGAATCGAGATTTAGCACCGTTCTTACAAGATGTGCTTACAGGAGGGGATTGA
- a CDS encoding glycoside hydrolase 100 family protein: MKRKEINPADAHALLENSIFYYQGEPAGTVAAHDPELDALNYDQCFIRDFVSGALIFLIEGKTDIVKNFLIHTLALQKHDKRMDCFEPGAGLMPASYKVVHEEGGDELLGDFGNHAIGRVPPVDSGFWWLFLLRAYVKKSGDMSFAHQPEFQEGIKLILELCLLSRFEMFPTLLVPDGSFMIDRRMGVYGHPLEIQALFYIAMRSARELLRSDNEDGRSYLQAIKSRLGSLRFHIREYYWLDFKRLNEIHRFESEQFGKNAVNKFNIYPGSIPHWVTLWMPDRGGYLAGNLGPGQIDFRFFSEGNLMAILGSLSSEEESQGIIQLIEKRWDDLVGRMPLKIAFPAVENLEWEIVTGSDPKNPPWSYHNGGNWPVLIWPLVAACQKMGRPDLGEKALKIAGDRLIEDEWPEYYDGKNGRLIGKEARRYQTWTISGYLLGKMLQENPESLSLMSFDEDPEIQGCPV; encoded by the coding sequence ATGAAAAGAAAAGAAATTAATCCCGCCGATGCTCACGCCCTTCTAGAAAACTCTATTTTCTATTATCAGGGGGAACCAGCGGGGACAGTCGCGGCCCATGATCCAGAATTAGATGCACTCAACTACGATCAGTGCTTTATCCGAGATTTTGTGTCTGGGGCTTTGATATTTTTAATTGAAGGAAAAACCGATATTGTCAAAAATTTTCTCATTCATACCTTAGCCTTGCAAAAACATGATAAAAGGATGGACTGCTTTGAACCCGGTGCAGGGTTAATGCCAGCCAGCTATAAAGTGGTTCATGAAGAGGGAGGAGACGAACTCTTGGGAGATTTTGGTAACCATGCGATCGGTCGTGTTCCCCCGGTTGATTCGGGCTTTTGGTGGTTGTTTTTACTCCGCGCTTATGTTAAGAAAAGCGGGGATATGTCCTTCGCCCATCAGCCGGAATTTCAAGAAGGCATCAAGCTCATTTTGGAGTTGTGTTTACTGTCTCGGTTTGAGATGTTTCCGACCCTGTTAGTTCCCGATGGTTCATTTATGATTGACCGCCGGATGGGGGTATATGGTCATCCGTTGGAAATTCAAGCTCTATTTTATATTGCCATGCGATCGGCCCGAGAGTTACTGCGGTCCGATAATGAGGATGGGCGTTCCTATCTCCAGGCGATTAAGAGCCGATTAGGGTCTTTACGATTCCATATCCGAGAATATTATTGGCTGGACTTCAAGCGATTAAACGAAATTCATCGGTTTGAAAGTGAGCAGTTTGGAAAGAATGCGGTAAATAAGTTTAATATTTATCCCGGTTCTATTCCTCATTGGGTGACGTTATGGATGCCGGACCGAGGGGGATATTTAGCCGGAAATTTAGGTCCGGGTCAGATAGATTTTCGCTTTTTTAGCGAAGGCAACTTAATGGCAATTTTGGGGTCTTTGTCATCGGAAGAAGAATCTCAAGGGATTATTCAACTGATTGAAAAACGGTGGGATGATTTGGTGGGACGAATGCCGCTCAAGATCGCGTTTCCGGCAGTGGAAAATTTAGAATGGGAAATTGTTACCGGGTCCGACCCGAAAAATCCACCTTGGTCTTATCATAATGGGGGAAATTGGCCGGTGTTAATCTGGCCTCTGGTGGCAGCCTGTCAGAAAATGGGCCGCCCAGATTTAGGGGAAAAAGCTCTGAAAATTGCAGGCGATCGCTTGATTGAAGATGAATGGCCGGAATATTATGACGGCAAAAATGGTCGTTTAATTGGCAAAGAGGCAAGGCGGTATCAAACTTGGACAATTTCCGGATATTTACTCGGAAAAATGCTCCAGGAAAACCCAGAATCTCTTTCTTTGATGAGTTTTGATGAAGATCCAGAAATTCAAGGCTGTCCCGTTTAA
- a CDS encoding FxLYD domain-containing protein: MIKSLQLSLTKIGRFFQLKRIILPIAIAIGLFWFSPPALALTDIQIADIAYKDCGEELSEGIVASGDMSAANCFIISGTAKNTSGKPVYDADVFGVIYDANNNNIMPNRTRIGNIQSVPPGNSDFEFRISVPANLPTPFKLDKFKARGFSGRVKPLLYETNLE, from the coding sequence ATGATCAAATCTCTGCAACTCTCCCTGACTAAAATTGGGCGCTTCTTCCAGTTGAAGAGGATAATTCTGCCCATCGCCATTGCGATCGGCTTGTTCTGGTTTAGTCCTCCCGCTTTAGCCCTAACTGACATCCAAATCGCGGATATTGCTTATAAAGACTGTGGCGAAGAACTCTCCGAGGGCATCGTCGCCAGTGGCGATATGAGTGCAGCCAACTGCTTTATCATTAGCGGAACCGCTAAAAATACCTCCGGTAAACCCGTTTACGATGCTGATGTATTTGGCGTGATTTATGATGCCAATAATAACAACATCATGCCCAATCGTACCCGCATCGGTAATATTCAGTCCGTCCCTCCGGGAAATAGCGATTTTGAGTTCAGAATCTCCGTTCCAGCCAATCTCCCCACGCCGTTCAAATTAGACAAATTCAAGGCAAGGGGATTTAGCGGGCGGGTCAAACCGTTACTCTATGAGACAAATCTGGAGTGA
- a CDS encoding histidine kinase produces MRAIPGKTMHQNHEAPLQLVLFVDRRPRSSEQIRRIRSYFQKRRTGIPFDLEIIDVSEQPYLAEQFKLVATPALIKLHPGPRQVLAGSNLVGELDKWWDRWQKSVEEYLSQQASSEAIGHYPQKPISSQLAHSAELMELSDEIFRLKQEKEELLDQLHFKDRLIAMLAHELRNPLTAASLALETLEITYKPEKSLNPEAASALRARLIYHARTQTRLIDRMISDILVAAHSTNSAEFHINPQKLNLKTLTLNILENFKDRLSAKSHTLKTDIPNDLPAVYADGERVRQVIVNLVDNAIKYTPQGGQIEVCILHRTTQKVQVSIIDNGPGIPAENQEHIFEDKFRLQRDEQKDGYGIGLGLCKRLIRANCGEIWVDSSCNKGSAFHFTLPVYRQ; encoded by the coding sequence ATGAGGGCAATTCCGGGAAAAACCATGCATCAGAACCATGAAGCACCTTTACAGCTTGTCTTATTTGTTGATAGGCGTCCGAGATCCAGTGAACAAATTCGCAGAATCCGCAGTTATTTTCAGAAACGGCGGACAGGTATCCCCTTTGACTTGGAGATCATTGACGTCAGCGAACAGCCTTATCTAGCCGAACAGTTTAAACTCGTAGCGACTCCGGCTTTGATTAAACTCCACCCGGGACCCCGACAAGTTCTAGCAGGCAGCAATTTAGTCGGAGAACTGGATAAGTGGTGGGACCGCTGGCAAAAGTCCGTGGAAGAGTATCTCAGCCAGCAGGCATCATCCGAGGCGATCGGACATTACCCGCAGAAACCCATCTCTTCTCAACTGGCACATTCGGCTGAATTAATGGAACTCTCCGATGAAATTTTTCGCCTGAAGCAGGAAAAAGAAGAACTCCTCGACCAACTCCATTTTAAGGACCGCCTGATTGCCATGTTAGCCCATGAGTTGCGAAATCCTCTGACGGCAGCTTCTTTGGCTTTAGAAACCCTAGAAATCACTTACAAACCGGAAAAATCTCTCAATCCCGAAGCAGCATCGGCACTCCGGGCGCGATTAATTTATCATGCGCGGACTCAAACCCGCCTAATCGATCGCATGATCTCAGATATCCTTGTTGCTGCTCATAGCACAAATAGCGCCGAGTTTCATATTAATCCCCAGAAACTCAACCTCAAAACCCTGACTTTGAACATTCTGGAAAATTTTAAAGACCGTTTATCGGCGAAATCCCATACCCTAAAAACCGACATTCCCAACGATTTACCTGCGGTTTATGCCGATGGAGAACGGGTGCGCCAGGTGATTGTGAATCTTGTGGATAATGCTATTAAATACACTCCCCAAGGCGGACAAATTGAAGTTTGCATCTTGCACCGCACGACACAAAAGGTTCAAGTTAGCATAATCGACAACGGCCCCGGGATTCCCGCAGAAAATCAGGAGCATATTTTTGAGGATAAGTTTCGTCTCCAGCGCGATGAACAAAAAGATGGATATGGCATCGGTTTAGGCTTATGTAAGCGGTTAATTCGAGCCAATTGTGGGGAAATTTGGGTGGATTCTTCTTGCAATAAAGGCAGTGCTTTTCACTTTACGCTACCTGTGTATCGACAGTAG
- the upp gene encoding uracil phosphoribosyltransferase, which yields MTIQMRVYVPPHPLIKHWLGVARDAGTPPALFRSAITELGRWLTYEACREWLPVIETIIETPLAPCPATFVNPEVPVVVVPILRAGLALMEGVQPVLPLAAVYHLGMVRDEETLEARCYLNKLPDQIDPQTRVLICEPMLATGGTIMATMAMLTERGVDPGMIRILSVVVASPALQKLSQAYPSLNIYTACIDESLNENGYIVPGLGDAGDRAFAT from the coding sequence ATGACCATACAAATGCGAGTTTATGTGCCGCCGCATCCGTTGATCAAGCATTGGCTTGGGGTGGCGCGGGATGCCGGAACCCCACCGGCCCTGTTTCGGAGTGCCATCACCGAATTAGGACGCTGGCTAACTTATGAAGCCTGTCGCGAGTGGTTGCCGGTGATAGAAACCATTATCGAAACCCCCCTGGCTCCTTGTCCCGCCACCTTTGTCAATCCGGAAGTGCCGGTGGTAGTGGTCCCGATCCTGCGGGCGGGATTAGCCCTCATGGAAGGGGTGCAACCCGTGCTCCCCTTAGCAGCGGTGTATCATTTGGGGATGGTCCGGGATGAAGAAACCCTGGAAGCGCGATGTTATTTAAACAAACTCCCGGATCAAATTGACCCCCAAACCCGCGTGCTGATTTGCGAACCGATGTTAGCGACTGGGGGGACCATTATGGCAACAATGGCGATGCTCACTGAGCGCGGTGTGGATCCGGGGATGATTCGGATTTTGTCCGTGGTGGTGGCATCCCCCGCCTTGCAAAAATTGAGTCAAGCCTATCCAAGTTTGAATATCTATACCGCTTGCATTGATGAAAGTCTCAATGAGAACGGTTATATTGTGCCTGGATTGGGAGATGCTGGCGATCGCGCCTTTGCAACTTGA
- a CDS encoding SGNH/GDSL hydrolase family protein, which produces MKKMNLTLTSAGFATLLLLGATSSPVQAFSLTQSNPLKIMPLGDSNTRGHGNDPAGYRDDLWMLLNESEFNVDFVGSEIRNPPSNWDQPYAFDRNHQGHGGYAISGSPHDWAGDLMDNIDNWLNAATPDVILLMAGTNDFLHQDTTAQEKIDELGILIDKIFAWSSDVNLLVSSIAPLAPNRGLAQEVTLYNDLMPGLLGSDRYQQNNLSFVDTRHLFTLDDLHDGIHFTPQGYTTLAHAWFDGIVSASDLAQPPTDPIVVETPGSGDLVSIPEPTSVLGVLAFGLVGAGSLRKRRHVSCLSSR; this is translated from the coding sequence ATGAAAAAGATGAATTTAACCCTGACATCTGCGGGTTTCGCGACCCTGTTGCTTTTGGGTGCAACCTCCTCCCCGGTCCAAGCCTTTTCTTTAACCCAATCCAATCCCCTTAAAATTATGCCATTAGGGGATTCTAACACCCGAGGCCACGGGAATGACCCTGCCGGGTATCGAGATGACCTCTGGATGCTGCTGAATGAGAGTGAATTCAATGTTGATTTTGTAGGGAGTGAGATCAGAAATCCCCCCTCCAATTGGGATCAACCCTATGCATTCGATCGCAATCATCAGGGTCATGGTGGATATGCCATTAGCGGTTCCCCCCACGACTGGGCGGGTGATTTGATGGACAATATCGATAACTGGCTCAATGCCGCCACTCCCGATGTCATCCTGTTAATGGCAGGAACCAACGACTTTCTGCATCAGGATACAACTGCCCAGGAAAAGATTGATGAACTGGGCATATTAATTGATAAAATCTTTGCTTGGTCTTCCGATGTTAATTTATTAGTTAGCTCGATCGCGCCCTTAGCGCCTAATCGAGGATTAGCACAAGAGGTTACTTTATATAATGACCTGATGCCCGGTCTGTTAGGCAGCGATCGCTATCAACAGAATAATCTCTCCTTTGTAGATACCCGCCATTTGTTTACCCTGGATGATCTCCATGATGGGATTCACTTTACACCCCAGGGTTACACCACCTTAGCCCATGCCTGGTTTGATGGGATTGTTTCCGCCTCTGATCTAGCTCAACCGCCTACCGATCCAATCGTCGTTGAAACTCCCGGATCAGGCGACTTAGTTTCTATCCCCGAACCGACTTCTGTATTGGGAGTCTTAGCATTCGGTTTAGTCGGCGCAGGATCGTTACGCAAACGCCGTCATGTTTCTTGCCTTTCGAGTCGTTAA